One segment of Castanea sativa cultivar Marrone di Chiusa Pesio chromosome 3, ASM4071231v1 DNA contains the following:
- the LOC142626980 gene encoding uncharacterized protein LOC142626980 has translation MSHLGFSLFGISIKRTAAITARWTGLRNISSGALSLRCCFSNCPRSSSADLNPFPFLPLGPPEIPHSTVTAIPSLVDAQDFFFDEIRLSLEVEEADPCFEFYEKFRRTKRLADFMHSLEMSWYHCPLTTLKLICLLRNTNYLRNERREEFYFAAIWLHHYHPKTLACNLKTFAKFACLKDLLEILFRIVNGSTMELYCSYTLYSREELIRTERVYGRRAVKYKANAEQEKATERNDKINRMAKNAIERYKYDPKYRFLYDRISDLFVELLKADLEHLDSGRIEKISLASKWCPSLYSSYDRSTLFCESVARRLFPYDSCPEYKGIDEDHYVYRVRNRLQKEVLVPLRKALELPETYMSANQWNLLRYDRISSIALRNYRQAFFKHDRERYLQYLQNVQGPEMPKTTAKDEAMREKFERNGYVMPETLHWDVSNHGPSPPVPAVVSLEAGLTHISSPSKKSFRVSLEGDGTLNLRAMMESEICSVDDPELLVYD, from the coding sequence ATGAGTCACCTTGGATTTTCACTCTTTGGCATCTCTATCAAAAGGACTGCAGCTATCACAGCCAGGTGGACTGGTTTAAGAAACATTTCTTCTGGTGCATTGTCTTTGAGGTGTTGTTTTTCTAATTGTCCTAGGAGCTCATCAGCAGATTTAAACCCTTTTCCATTTCTACCGCTTGGGCCTCCAGAAATCCCTCATTCAACAGTTACTGCGATTCCAAGTCTAGTTGATGCCCAAGACTTTTTCTTTGATGAAATCCGGCTTTCACTGGAAGTTGAAGAAGCCGATccatgttttgaattttatgaaaAGTTTAGGAGAACGAAAAGATTAGCTGATTTTATGCACTCTTTGGAGATGTCTTGGTACCACTGTCCGCTTACCACCCTCAAACTCATATGCCTTTTGAGGAACACTAATTATTTGAGAAATGAAAGAAGAGAGGAGTTCTATTTTGCAGCTATTTGGCTCCACCATTACCACCCTAAAACGCTAGCATGCAATTTGAAGACATTTGCCAAATTTGCGTGTTTGAAAGACTTGCTGGAAATCCTCTTTCGGATTGTCAATGGCAGCACCATGGAACTTTATTGTAGTTACACACTCTACAGCAGGGAAGAACTTATAAGGACAGAGCGAGTCTATGGAAGAAGGGCTGTGAAATATAAGGCGAATGCTGAACAAGAGAAGGCTACAGAGAGAAATGACAAAATAAATAGGATGGCAAAAAACGCCATTGAGAGGTACAAGTATGATCCAAAGTACCGTTTCTTATATGATCGGATTTCTGATCTCTTTGTTGAGCTACTTAAGGCCGACCTTGAGCACTTGGATTCTGGGCGGATAGAAAAAATTAGTTTGGCTTCAAAATGGTGCCCTTCTCTTTACTCTTCTTATGATCGTTCAACTTTATTTTGTGAGAGTGTTGCTCGGAGGCTTTTCCCATATGATTCTTGTCCTGAATACAAAGGGATTGATGAGGATCACTACGTTTACAGAGTCCGAAATCGATTACAGAAAGAAGTTCTTGTCCCACTTCGCAAAGCCCTGGAGTTACCAGAAACTTATATGAGTGCCAATCAATGGAACTTGCTTCGATATGATCGAATCTCATCTATTGCGTTGAGAAATTACAGGCAGGCATTCTTTAAACATGACCGTGAAAGGTATTTGCAGTACCTTCAAAATGTGCAGGGCCCTGAAATGCCAAAAACCACTGCCAAGGATGAAGCAATGAGGGAGAAGTTTGAAAGGAATGGGTATGTGATGCCAGAAACTTTGCATTGGGACGTTAGTAACCATGGACCGTCTCCGCCAGTTCCAGCTGTGGTCTCACTTGAGGCTGGTCTAACACACATAAGTAGTCCCTCAAAGAAAAGTTTCAGAGTTTCATTGGAGGGAGATGGAACCCTGAATTTGAGGGCTATGATGGAATCGGAGATTTGCAGTGTAGATGACCCAGAACTTTTAGTGTAcgattga